One Molothrus ater isolate BHLD 08-10-18 breed brown headed cowbird chromosome 14, BPBGC_Mater_1.1, whole genome shotgun sequence DNA segment encodes these proteins:
- the ITM2A gene encoding integral membrane protein 2A — MVKIAFNSPFALKDEPKKEAAEALVADKDPEVATHRGENSSGRCLLTLLGLAFILAGVVVGGACIYKYFMPKHKVYRGEMCYFENEARERAVEPYFLPIAEEADIREDDNIAIIDVPVPKFSDSDPAAIVHDFDRLLTAYLDLQLGNCYVIPLNTSIVMPPRNLMDLFAKLATGSYLPQTYLVREEMVVTEEIDNVSDLGIFIYQLCVGKETFRLQRRDQIMGVQKRAAENCHSIRHFENSFVVETKICQQ, encoded by the exons ATGGTGAAGATTGCCTTCAACTCGCCCTTCGCCCTCAAGGATGAGCCCAAAAAGGAGGCGGCCGAGGCGCTTGTGGCCGACAAG GACCCAGAAGTTGCCACACACAGGGGTGAAAACTCATCTGGAAGATGTCTCTTGACTCTGCTGGGCCTGGCCTTCATCTTGGCAGGGGTTGTTGTGGGTGGAGCCTGCATCTACAAGTACTTCATGCCAAAG CACAAGGTGTACCGTGGGGAGATGTGCTACTTTGAGAACGAGGCGCGGGAGCGCGCGGTGGAGCCGTACTTCCTGCCCATCGCCGAGGAGGCCGACATCCGCGAGGACGACAACATCGCCATCATCGACGTGCCCGTGCCCAAGTTCTCCGACAGCGACCCCGCCGCCATCGTGCACGACTTCGACAGG cttttgacAGCGTATCTCGACCTGCAGCTGGGGAACTGCTATGTGATCCCGCTGAACACTTCCATAGTCATGCCTCCAAGGAATCTGATGGATCTCTTTGCCAAGCTGGCG ACTGGCTCTTACCTGCCCCAGACGTACCTGGTGCGTGAGGAGATGGTGGTGACGGAGGAGATCGATAACGTGTCTGACCTGGGCATCTTCATCTACCAGCTCTGTGTGGGGAAAGAGACCTTCAGGCTTCAGCGCAGAGACCAAATCATGG GTGTGCAGAAACGGGCAGCGGAGAACTGTCACTCAATCAGACACTTTGAAAACTCCTTCGTGGTTGAGACAAAGATCTGTCAGCAGTGA